The following are from one region of the Escherichia sp. E4742 genome:
- the kdgA gene encoding bifunctional 4-hydroxy-2-oxoglutarate aldolase/2-dehydro-3-deoxy-phosphogluconate aldolase: MKNWKTSAESILTTGPVVPVIVVNKLEHAVPMAKALVAGGVRVLEVTLRTACAVDAIRAIAKEVPEAIVGAGTVLNPQQLAEVTEAGAQFAISPGLTEPLLKAATEGTIPLIPGISTVSELMLGMDYGLKEFKFFPAEANGGVKALQAIAGPFSQVRFCPTGGISPANYRDYLALKSVLCIGGSWLVPADALEAGDYDRITKLAREAVEGAKL, from the coding sequence ATGAAAAACTGGAAAACAAGTGCAGAATCAATCCTGACCACCGGCCCGGTTGTACCGGTTATCGTGGTAAATAAACTGGAACACGCGGTGCCAATGGCAAAAGCGTTGGTTGCTGGTGGGGTGCGCGTTCTGGAAGTGACTCTGCGTACGGCGTGTGCAGTTGATGCTATCCGCGCTATCGCCAAAGAAGTGCCGGAAGCGATTGTGGGTGCCGGTACGGTGCTGAATCCGCAGCAACTGGCAGAAGTGACTGAAGCGGGAGCACAGTTCGCAATCAGCCCAGGTCTGACTGAACCACTGCTGAAAGCGGCGACAGAAGGAACTATTCCTCTGATTCCAGGTATCAGCACTGTTTCTGAACTGATGCTGGGTATGGACTACGGCCTGAAAGAGTTCAAATTCTTCCCGGCAGAAGCTAATGGCGGCGTGAAAGCACTGCAGGCAATTGCGGGTCCGTTCTCCCAGGTTCGTTTCTGCCCGACAGGCGGTATTTCTCCGGCTAACTACCGTGATTACCTGGCGCTGAAAAGCGTACTGTGCATTGGTGGTTCCTGGCTGGTTCCGGCAGATGCGCTGGAAGCGGGCGATTACGACCGCATTACTAAGCTGGCGCGTGAAGCAGTAGAAGGCGCGAAGCTGTAA
- the edd gene encoding phosphogluconate dehydratase produces MNPQLLRVTNRIIERSRETRSAYLARIEQAKTSTVHRSQLACGNLAHGFAACQPEDKASLKSMLRNNIAIITSYNDMLSAHQPYEHYPEIIRKALHEANAVGQVAGGVPAMCDGVTQGQDGMELSLLSREVIAMSAAVGLSHNMFDGALFLGVCDKIVPGLTMAALSFGHLPAVFVPSGPMASGLPNKEKVRIRQLYAEGKVDRMALLESEAASYHAPGTCTFYGTANTNQMVVEFMGMQLPGSSFVHPDSPLRDALTAAAARQVTRMTGNGNEWMPIGKMIDEKVVVNGIVALLATGGSTNHTMHLVAMARAAGIQINWDDFSDLSDVVPLMARLYPNGPADINHFQAAGGVPVLVRELLKAGLLHEDVNTVAGFGLSRYTLEPWLNNGELDWREGADKSLDSNVIASFEQPFSHHGGTKVLSGNLGRAVMKTSAVPVENQVIEAPAVVFESQHDVMPAFEAGMLDRDCVVVVRHQGPKANGMPELHKLMPPLGVLLDRRFKIALVTDGRLSGASGKVPSAIHVTPEAYDGGLLAKVRDGDIIRVNGQTGELTLLVDEAELAAREPHIPDLSASRVGTGRELFSALREKLSGAEQGATCITF; encoded by the coding sequence ATGAATCCACAATTGTTACGCGTAACAAATCGAATCATTGAACGTTCGCGCGAGACTCGCTCTGCTTACCTCGCCCGGATCGAACAAGCGAAAACTTCGACCGTTCATCGTTCGCAGTTGGCATGCGGTAACCTGGCTCACGGTTTCGCCGCTTGCCAGCCAGAAGACAAAGCCTCCCTGAAAAGCATGTTGCGTAACAATATCGCTATCATCACCTCCTACAACGACATGCTCTCCGCCCACCAGCCTTATGAACATTATCCTGAGATAATTCGTAAAGCACTGCATGAAGCTAATGCGGTTGGGCAGGTTGCGGGTGGTGTTCCGGCGATGTGTGATGGTGTCACCCAGGGGCAGGATGGTATGGAACTGTCGCTGTTAAGCCGCGAAGTCATTGCGATGTCTGCGGCTGTGGGGCTGTCCCATAACATGTTTGATGGCGCGCTGTTCCTCGGCGTGTGCGACAAGATTGTCCCAGGGCTGACGATGGCAGCGCTGTCGTTCGGTCATCTGCCTGCGGTATTTGTGCCTTCAGGTCCGATGGCAAGCGGGTTGCCAAATAAAGAAAAAGTGCGTATTCGCCAGCTTTATGCCGAAGGGAAGGTGGATCGAATGGCACTGCTGGAGTCAGAGGCTGCGTCTTATCATGCCCCTGGTACATGTACTTTCTACGGTACTGCCAACACCAACCAGATGGTGGTGGAGTTTATGGGGATGCAGTTGCCGGGCTCTTCTTTTGTTCATCCAGACTCCCCGTTACGTGATGCATTAACCGCAGCCGCTGCGCGCCAGGTTACACGCATGACTGGCAACGGTAATGAATGGATGCCGATCGGTAAGATGATCGACGAGAAAGTGGTGGTGAACGGTATTGTTGCGCTGCTGGCGACCGGTGGCTCCACTAACCACACGATGCACCTGGTGGCGATGGCGCGTGCGGCCGGCATTCAGATCAACTGGGATGACTTCTCTGACCTTTCTGATGTCGTACCTCTGATGGCGCGTTTGTATCCAAACGGTCCGGCCGATATTAACCACTTCCAGGCGGCGGGTGGTGTACCGGTTCTGGTGCGTGAGCTGCTCAAGGCGGGCCTGTTGCATGAAGATGTCAATACGGTGGCGGGCTTTGGTCTTTCGCGCTATACCCTCGAACCATGGCTGAATAACGGCGAGCTGGACTGGCGCGAAGGTGCAGACAAATCGCTCGACAGCAATGTGATTGCTTCCTTTGAACAACCTTTCTCGCATCATGGCGGGACAAAAGTGTTAAGCGGCAACCTGGGCCGTGCCGTCATGAAAACCTCTGCAGTGCCGGTTGAAAACCAGGTGATTGAAGCGCCTGCTGTTGTTTTTGAGAGCCAGCATGACGTTATGCCTGCTTTTGAAGCGGGTATGCTGGACCGTGATTGTGTGGTTGTTGTCCGCCATCAGGGGCCAAAAGCGAACGGAATGCCAGAATTACATAAACTCATGCCGCCACTTGGTGTATTATTGGACCGGCGTTTCAAAATTGCGTTAGTTACCGATGGACGACTCTCTGGTGCTTCAGGTAAAGTGCCGTCAGCTATCCACGTAACACCAGAAGCCTATGATGGTGGGCTGCTGGCAAAAGTGCGCGATGGGGACATCATTCGTGTGAATGGACAGACAGGCGAACTGACGCTGCTGGTAGACGAAGCTGAACTGGCTGCTCGCGAACCGCACATTCCTGACCTGAGCGCGTCACGCGTGGGAACAGGACGTGAATTATTCAGCGCCTTGCGCGAAAAACTGTCCGGTGCCGAACAGGGCGCAACCTGTATCACTTTTTAA
- the zwf gene encoding glucose-6-phosphate dehydrogenase: MAVTQTAQACDLVIFGAKGDLARRKLLPSLYQLEKAGQLNPDTRIIGVGRADWDKAAYTKVVREALETFMKETIDEGLWDTLSARLDFCNLDVNDTAAFSRLGAMLDQKNRITINYFAMPPGTFGAICKGLGEAKLNGKPARVVMEKPLGTSLATSQEINDQVGEYFEECQVYRIDHYLGKETVLNLLALRFANSLFVNNWDNRTIDHVEITVAEEVGIEGRWGYFDKAGQMRDMIQNHLLQILCMIAMSPPSDLSADSIRDEKVKVLKSLRRIDRSNVREKTVRGQYTAGFAQGKKVPGYLEEEGANKSSNTETFVAIRVDIDNWRWAGVPFYLRTGKRLPTKCSEVVVYFKTPELNLFKESWQDLPQNKLTIRLQPDEGVDIQVLNKVPGLDHKHNLQITKLDLSYSETFNQTHLADAYERLLLETMRGIQALFVRRDEVEEAWKWVDSITEAWAMDNDAPKPYQAGTWGPVASVAMITRDGRSWNEFE, encoded by the coding sequence ATGGCGGTAACGCAAACAGCCCAGGCTTGTGACCTGGTCATTTTCGGCGCGAAAGGCGACCTTGCGCGTCGTAAATTGCTGCCTTCCCTGTATCAACTGGAAAAAGCCGGTCAGCTCAACCCGGATACCCGTATCATCGGCGTAGGGCGTGCTGACTGGGATAAAGCGGCATATACCAAAGTCGTCCGTGAAGCGCTGGAAACCTTCATGAAAGAAACTATTGATGAAGGTTTATGGGACACCCTGAGTGCACGTCTGGATTTTTGTAATCTCGATGTCAATGACACAGCTGCATTCAGCCGTCTTGGTGCGATGTTGGATCAAAAAAATCGTATCACCATTAACTACTTTGCCATGCCGCCAGGCACTTTTGGCGCAATCTGCAAAGGGCTTGGTGAGGCGAAACTGAACGGCAAACCGGCGCGCGTGGTGATGGAAAAACCGCTGGGTACGTCGCTGGCGACCTCGCAGGAAATCAACGATCAGGTCGGTGAATATTTCGAGGAGTGCCAGGTATACCGTATCGACCATTACCTTGGTAAAGAAACGGTGCTGAACCTGTTGGCGCTGCGTTTTGCTAACTCCCTGTTTGTGAACAACTGGGACAACCGCACTATTGATCATGTTGAGATTACCGTGGCAGAAGAAGTGGGGATCGAAGGGCGCTGGGGCTATTTTGATAAAGCCGGTCAGATGCGCGACATGATCCAGAACCACCTGCTACAAATTCTCTGCATGATTGCGATGTCTCCGCCGTCTGATCTGAGCGCAGACAGCATCCGCGATGAAAAAGTGAAAGTACTGAAGTCTCTGCGCCGCATTGACCGCTCAAACGTACGCGAAAAAACCGTACGCGGGCAATACACTGCGGGCTTCGCCCAGGGCAAAAAAGTTCCGGGCTACCTGGAAGAAGAGGGCGCGAACAAAAGCAGTAACACGGAAACCTTCGTAGCTATCCGTGTCGATATCGACAACTGGCGCTGGGCTGGCGTACCGTTCTACCTGCGTACCGGTAAACGTTTGCCGACCAAATGCTCTGAAGTGGTGGTCTATTTCAAAACGCCAGAGCTCAATCTGTTTAAAGAGTCGTGGCAGGACCTGCCGCAGAACAAACTGACTATCCGTCTGCAACCTGATGAAGGCGTGGATATTCAAGTGTTGAACAAGGTCCCGGGTCTTGATCACAAACATAACCTGCAAATCACCAAGCTGGATCTGAGCTATTCAGAAACCTTTAATCAGACGCATCTGGCAGATGCCTATGAACGTCTGCTGCTGGAGACCATGCGCGGTATTCAGGCGCTGTTTGTACGTCGTGATGAAGTGGAAGAAGCCTGGAAATGGGTGGACTCCATTACTGAAGCATGGGCGATGGACAACGATGCACCGAAACCGTATCAGGCCGGAACCTGGGGACCGGTTGCTTCGGTGGCGATGATTACCCGTGATGGCCGTTCCTGGAATGAATTTGAGTAA
- the hexR gene encoding DNA-binding transcriptional regulator HexR, whose translation MNMLEKIQSQLEHLSKSERKVAEVILASPDNAIHSSIAALALEANVSEPTVNRFCRSMDTRGFPDFKLHLAQSLANGTPYVNRNVNEDDSVESYTGKIFESAMATLDHVRHSLDKSAVNRAVDLLTQAKKIAFFGLGSSAAVAHDAMNKFFRFNVPVVYSDDIVLQRMSCMNCSDGDVVVLISHTGRTKNLVELAQLARENDAMVIALTSAGTPLAREATLAITLDVPEDTDIYMPMVSRLAQLTVIDVLATGFTLRRGTKFRDNLKRVKEALKESRFDKQLLKLSDDR comes from the coding sequence ATGAATATGCTGGAAAAAATCCAGTCTCAACTGGAACATTTGAGCAAATCAGAACGAAAAGTCGCCGAGGTCATTCTTGCTTCGCCTGACAACGCGATCCATTCGAGTATTGCTGCTCTGGCGCTTGAGGCCAATGTTAGCGAACCAACGGTGAATCGTTTCTGTCGCAGCATGGACACCCGCGGTTTTCCTGATTTTAAACTCCATCTGGCACAAAGCCTGGCAAATGGCACGCCCTATGTTAATCGCAACGTTAATGAAGATGACAGCGTTGAATCATACACGGGGAAAATATTTGAGTCGGCAATGGCCACGCTCGATCACGTCCGTCACTCGCTGGACAAATCTGCCGTCAACCGTGCCGTCGATCTCCTGACTCAGGCCAAAAAAATCGCCTTTTTCGGTCTGGGCTCTTCTGCCGCCGTCGCCCACGATGCGATGAATAAGTTTTTTCGCTTTAATGTTCCAGTGGTTTACTCCGACGATATTGTGTTGCAACGCATGAGTTGTATGAATTGTAGCGACGGAGACGTGGTTGTGCTGATTTCTCACACCGGAAGAACCAAAAATCTGGTTGAACTGGCGCAGTTAGCACGGGAAAACGACGCGATGGTAATTGCCCTCACCTCCGCCGGTACGCCACTGGCCCGGGAAGCAACGCTGGCAATTACCCTCGACGTACCTGAAGATACTGACATTTATATGCCCATGGTGTCTCGACTTGCGCAGTTGACCGTGATAGATGTGCTGGCAACAGGATTTACTTTGCGACGCGGCACAAAATTCAGAGATAACTTGAAGCGGGTCAAGGAAGCGCTCAAGGAATCGCGCTTTGATAAGCAGTTACTTAAATTGAGTGACGATCGCTAA
- the pyk gene encoding pyruvate kinase yields the protein MSRRLRRTKIVTTLGPATDRDNNLEKVIAAGANVVRMNFSHGSPEDHKMRADKVREIAAKLGRHVAILGDLQGPKIRVSTFKEGKVFLNIGDKFLLDANLGKGEGDKEKVGIDYKGLPADVVPGDILLLDDGRVQLKVLEVQGMKVFTEVTVGGPLSNNKGINKLGGGLSAEALTEKDKADIKTAASIGVDYLAVSFPRCGEDLNYARRLARDAGCDAKIVAKVERAEAVCSQDAMDDIILASDVVMVARGDLGVEIGDPELVGIQKALIRRARQLNRAVITATQMMESMITNPMPTRAEVMDVANAVLDGTDAVMLSAETAAGQYPSETVAAMARVCLGAEKIPSINVSKHRLDVQFDNVEEAIAMSAMYAANHLKGVTAIITMTESGRTALMTSRISSGLPIFAMSRHERTLNLTALYRGVTPVYFDSANEGVVAASEAVNLLRDKGYLMSGDLVIVTQGDVMSTVGSTNTTRILTVE from the coding sequence ATGTCCAGAAGGCTTCGCAGAACCAAAATCGTTACCACGTTAGGCCCGGCTACCGATCGCGATAATAACCTTGAAAAGGTCATCGCAGCGGGTGCAAACGTCGTACGAATGAACTTTTCTCATGGCTCGCCTGAAGACCATAAAATGCGCGCGGATAAAGTTCGTGAAATTGCCGCAAAACTGGGGCGTCATGTGGCTATTCTCGGTGACCTTCAGGGGCCAAAGATTCGCGTATCAACTTTTAAAGAAGGTAAGGTTTTCCTCAATATTGGGGATAAATTCCTGCTGGATGCCAACCTGGGCAAAGGTGAAGGCGATAAAGAAAAAGTCGGTATCGACTATAAAGGTCTGCCTGCAGACGTCGTGCCTGGCGACATTCTGCTGCTGGACGACGGTCGCGTACAGTTAAAAGTACTGGAAGTTCAGGGCATGAAAGTGTTCACCGAAGTGACCGTCGGCGGCCCTCTTTCCAATAATAAAGGTATCAACAAACTCGGTGGTGGTCTGTCTGCTGAAGCGCTGACAGAGAAAGACAAAGCAGACATTAAAACTGCGGCATCGATTGGCGTAGATTATTTGGCTGTCTCTTTCCCACGCTGCGGCGAAGATCTGAATTATGCTCGTCGTCTGGCGCGCGATGCAGGTTGTGATGCGAAAATTGTCGCCAAAGTTGAACGTGCAGAAGCCGTTTGCAGCCAGGATGCAATGGACGACATTATCCTCGCTTCTGACGTGGTGATGGTCGCACGTGGCGACCTTGGCGTAGAGATTGGCGATCCGGAACTGGTTGGGATTCAGAAAGCGCTGATTCGTCGCGCGCGTCAGCTGAACCGCGCAGTCATTACTGCTACCCAGATGATGGAATCGATGATTACCAACCCAATGCCGACGCGTGCAGAAGTCATGGACGTGGCGAACGCCGTTCTGGATGGTACTGACGCCGTAATGTTGTCTGCGGAAACCGCCGCTGGTCAGTATCCATCTGAAACCGTTGCTGCAATGGCGCGTGTTTGCCTGGGTGCCGAAAAAATCCCGAGCATCAATGTGTCTAAACACCGCCTGGACGTTCAGTTCGACAATGTGGAAGAAGCTATCGCGATGTCCGCAATGTACGCAGCTAACCACCTGAAAGGCGTTACCGCGATCATCACCATGACCGAATCCGGTCGTACCGCGCTGATGACTTCTCGTATCAGCTCCGGCCTGCCGATTTTCGCCATGTCTCGTCATGAACGCACTCTGAACCTGACTGCGCTTTATCGTGGTGTTACGCCGGTCTATTTTGACAGTGCAAATGAAGGCGTGGTTGCTGCCAGCGAAGCAGTAAATCTGCTGCGCGATAAAGGCTACCTGATGTCTGGGGATCTGGTGATTGTCACCCAGGGCGACGTGATGAGTACCGTGGGTTCGACTAATACCACGCGTATTTTAACGGTAGAGTAA
- the lpxM gene encoding lauroyl-Kdo(2)-lipid IV(A) myristoyltransferase (LpxM is lauroyl-Kdo(2)-lipid IV(A) myristoyltransferase, an enzyme characterized in Escherichia coli and involved in biosynthesis of the form of lipid A found in that species and some closely related species.) yields the protein METKKNNSEYIPEFDKSFRHPRYWGAWLGVAAMAGIALTPAKFRDPILARLGRFAGRLGKSSRRRALINLSLCFPERSEAEREAIVDEMFATAPQAMAMMAELAIRGPEKIQPRVDWQGLEIIEEMRRNNEKVIFLVPHGWAVDIPAMLMASQGQKMAAMFHNQGNPVFDYVWNTVRRRFGGRLHARNDGIKPFIQSVRQGYWGYYLPDQDHGPEHSEFVDFFATYKATLPAIGRLMKVCRARVVPLFPIYDGKTHRLTIQVRPPMDDLLEADDATIARRMNEEVEIFVGPRPEQYTWILKLLKTRKPGEIQPYKRKDLYPIK from the coding sequence ATGGAAACGAAAAAAAATAATAGCGAATATATTCCTGAGTTTGATAAATCCTTTCGTCACCCTCGTTACTGGGGAGCCTGGTTGGGCGTGGCGGCAATGGCCGGTATTGCCTTAACACCAGCGAAATTCCGTGATCCCATTCTTGCGCGGTTGGGGCGTTTTGCCGGAAGACTGGGTAAAAGCTCACGTCGTCGGGCGTTGATCAATCTTTCTCTCTGTTTTCCAGAACGTAGCGAAGCCGAACGCGAAGCGATTGTGGATGAGATGTTTGCCACCGCGCCGCAAGCGATGGCAATGATGGCTGAACTGGCGATACGTGGGCCGGAGAAAATCCAGCCTCGCGTCGACTGGCAGGGGCTGGAGATCATCGAAGAGATGCGGCGTAACAACGAGAAAGTGATCTTTCTGGTACCGCACGGCTGGGCAGTTGATATCCCCGCTATGCTGATGGCCTCACAAGGACAGAAAATGGCAGCGATGTTCCATAATCAGGGCAACCCGGTTTTTGATTATGTCTGGAACACGGTGCGTCGTCGTTTTGGCGGTCGTCTGCACGCGAGAAATGATGGTATTAAACCTTTCATCCAGTCGGTTCGTCAGGGCTACTGGGGCTATTATTTACCGGATCAGGATCATGGACCTGAACACAGCGAATTTGTTGATTTCTTCGCAACGTATAAAGCAACGCTGCCAGCAATTGGTCGCCTGATGAAAGTATGTCGCGCGCGTGTCGTTCCGCTGTTCCCAATCTATGATGGCAAGACCCATCGTCTGACGATTCAGGTTCGTCCACCGATGGATGACCTGTTAGAGGCGGATGACGCTACCATTGCGCGGCGTATGAATGAAGAAGTCGAGATTTTTGTTGGTCCGCGACCAGAGCAGTACACCTGGATTTTAAAATTGCTGAAAACGCGCAAACCGGGCGAAATCCAGCCATATAAGCGTAAAGATCTTTATCCCATCAAATAA